In the Mytilus trossulus isolate FHL-02 chromosome 1, PNRI_Mtr1.1.1.hap1, whole genome shotgun sequence genome, one interval contains:
- the LOC134690148 gene encoding Krueppel-like factor 8: MCIQCTLKQRIDECSNTVEKEAIETLLSIGNVLNSKDYCEVYKARQTGSMKTCIQPTPSPKKESKLAMLLKEGKINDNELPFNCPSLVPKIVNSAVSETGNSKISEVTNNGYALNSQSVLNNNILRNSPLNINTLSTNLPKKSTVINNSSSQPLVQVILINNNTVQPLQQAMTCKAWLDKLCPIAPAPPPGNMTVDDIINSNTGRRRNYACTYDSCGKTYFKSSHLKAHHRTHTGEKPFECDWESCNRRFARSDERSRHRRTHTGEKKFTCEHCERRFMRSDHLAKHLRRHASKKGSISSDNSSASLMSWSSSRSSTRTWHSSVSEESSGSWQNDEDRSDDNQSVDSYDSSSVGSGCGDIIVTPMEVTV, from the exons ATGTGTATTCAATGTACCTTGAAGCAGCGCATTGATGAATGCAGTAATACAGTAGAGAAGGAAGCTATAGAGACACTTTTATCAATAGGCAATGTTCTCAATTCTAAAGACTACTGTGAAGTGTACAAGGCACGTCAAACAGGTTCTATGAAGACATGCATACAACCAACTCCTTCACCCAAAAAAGAATCTAAGCTTGCCATG CTTTTGAAGGAAGGAAAAATAAATGACAACGAACTTCCATTTAATTGTCCAAGTCTTGTACCGAAAATAGTAAACAGTGCCGTAAGTGAGACAGGAAATTCCAAGATATCTGAGGTGACAAACAATGGATATGCATTGAATTCTCAGTCAGTGCTGAACAACaacattttaagaaatagtCCACTTAACATTAATACATTGAGTACTAATCTACCCAAAAAATCAACAGTCATCAATAATAGTTCTTCACAGCCACTTGTTCAGGTCATTCTCATTAACAACAATACAGTTCAGCCACTGCAGCAAGCCATGACATGTAAAGCCTGGTTAGATAAACTTTGTCCTATTGCACCAGCTCCACCTCCAGGAAACATGACTGTGGATGATATCATTAATTCTAACACTGGTAGAAGGAGGAATTATGCATGTACATATGATAGTTGTGGGAAAACATACTTCAAGAGCTCACATCTCAAAGCCCACCATCGGACACACACAG GTGAGAAGCCTTTTGAGTGTGATTGGGAGTCCTGCAATAGAAGATTTGCAAGGTCTGATGAACGTTCTCGACATCGCAGAACACATACAGGAGAGAAAAAATTCACATGTGAACACTGTGAAAGGCGATTTATGAGAAGTGATCATTTGGCTAAACATTTACGCAGACATGCAAGTAAAAAAGGATCAATATCATCAGACAATAGTTCAGCTTCACTTATGTCATGGAGCTCATCTAGATCATCCACCAGGACATGGCATTCATCTGTATCAGAGGAGAGTTCAGGGTCATGGCAAAATGATGAGGATAGGTCAGATGATAACCAATCAGTTGATTCATATGATTCCTCATCAGTAGGAAGTGGGTGTGGTGACATTATTGTAACCCCCATGGAAGTGACTGTGTAG
- the LOC134703963 gene encoding craniofacial development protein 2-like, which produces MYETGKQAQVIREMRAYKLHLLGISECRWTGCGKKSTSTGETIVYSGRKDEKHQAGVAIIMSRNVTKALIEYAPVNERIIRARFQARQGKLTIIQCYAPTNEAEDDVKTDFYLALQSEIEKVPKHDVTIVMGDLNAKVGNDNTGNERVMGKYGCGKINDNGERLVDLCGANNLVIGGTTFPHRDIHKLTWTSPNGRDKNQIDHIIINGKWKRSLQDVRVMRGADVASDHHLVIANIKLKLKKLSTYVNVSRKFDVGKLQDPKIQQEFKLEIKNRFQLLDNLATDNTITISVNDEWQHIHEIYTQASKKVLGFKRQVHKEWITPETWNLIDERKEVNNKICQTRSERIKEKLRTKYTECNKKVKTATRKNKRDFMEDLAKEAERAASNQRMGQIYQVTKQLSGKSAKINMPIKDKNNNMLTTERDQYLRWKEHFQEVLNRKDPDNIAIIPEAS; this is translated from the coding sequence ATGTATGAAACAGGAAAACAAGCGCAAGTCATCAGAGAAATGAGAGCATACAAACTCCACCTGCTAGGTATAAGTGAATGTCGATGGACTGGATGTGGTAAAAAATCTACAAGTACAGGTGAAACAATTGTGTATTCTGGTAGAAAAGACGAAAAACATCAAGCAGGAGTAGCAATTATAATGAGCAGAAACGTAACAAAGGCCTTGATAGAGTATGCCCCTGTAAACGAAAGAATAATAAGAGCTCGCTTCCAAGCAAGGCAGGGAAAACTAACCATCATTCAATGCTATGCTCCAACAAATGAAGCAGAGGATGATGTGAAAACTGATTTCTATCTAGCTCTACAATCTGAGATAGAAAAAGTACCAAAACATGATGTTACAATAGTGATGGGTGATTTGAACGCCAAAGTTGGAAATGATAACACCGGGAATGAAAGAGTAATGGGAAAATATGGGTGTGGCAAGATCAACGACAATGGAGAACGTTTAGTGGACTTATGTGGTGCTAATAACTTAGTAATAGGGGGTACTACCTTCCCTCATAGAGATATACATAAGCTGACATGGACTTCTCCAAATGGTAGAGACAAAAACCAAATAGACCATATTATCATCAATGGAAAGTGGAAAAGATCGCTGCAAGATGTACGCGTTATGAGGGGTGCAGATGTTGCTAGTGACCACCATCTAGTAATTGCAAACATCAAACTGAAACTTAAAAAGTTGTCTACTTATGTAAACGTGTCAAGGAAATTTGATGTTGGTAAATTACAAGATCCAAAAATCCAGCAAGAGTTTAAACTGGAAATAAAGAACAGATTTCAGCTATTAGACAACCTAGCAACTGACAACACAATCACAATATCAGTCAATGATGAATGGCAgcacatacatgaaatatacaCTCAAGCCAGTAAAAAGGTACTAGGATTCAAAAGACAAGTACACAAAGAATGGATAACACCTGAAACTTGGAATTTGATAGATGAAAGGAAAGAAGTGAACAACAAAATTTGCCAAACACGTTCTGAGAGAATTAAGGAAAAGCTAAGAACAAAGTATACAGAATGCAACAAGAAGGTAAAAACAGCAACAAGAAAGAACAAGAGAGATTTTATGGAAGACCTAGCAAAAGAAGCAGAAAGAGCAGCTTCAAATCAGAGAATGGGACAGATTTACCAAGTAACTAAACAACTAAGTGGTAAAAGTGCCAAGATAAATATGCCtattaaagacaaaaacaacaatatgCTAACAACAGAACGAGACCAATATCTGAGATGGAAGGAACATTTTCAAGAGGTTCTTAATCGAAAAGATCCAGATAATATAGCAATTATTCCTGAGGCATCATAA